The Methylomonas koyamae genome has a segment encoding these proteins:
- a CDS encoding heme lyase CcmF/NrfE family subunit — protein MIPEIGHFALILALCMALVQGTLPILGAGKKISGWVHVARPAAFGQLAFIALAYGCLTYAFISHDFSVAYVAQNSNTALPFLYLISGVWGAHEGSLLLWALALSIWTGLVAGFSARIPDPTRARVLGVMGLVSVGFILFLLLTSNPFERLFPAPAEGRDLNPLLQDPGLAIHPPMLYMGYVGFSVAFAFSIAALLEGRLDSAWARWSRPWTNVAWMFLTLGITLGSWWAYYELGWGGWWFWDPVENASFMPWLVGTALIHSLAATEKRGAFKTWTVLLAIFAFSLSLLGTFLVRSGVLTSVHAFASDPARGLFILIFLGVVVGGSLLLYAIRAPQVKSYARFELVSKETVLLVNNVLLVVTAASILLGTLYPLVVDALGLGKLSVGPPYFNAVFIPLMAPLSLVVGVGVLLRWKSDDINALGLRLRGLIAGCIGIALLAPLAMPFYSWGAALGVALALWTLAVSAFAFKQRLQSWSWQRLKQIPAGFYGMTLAHLGIAVFVIGISFTSVYSIERDVRLAPDETLDLFGYVFQFHGVTASEGPNYRAEQGHLSVSHNGEIVAELAPQKRVYRVQTMPMTEAAIDAGIFRDLFVALGEPLGEQGAWSLRVYYKAFIRWIWLGGVLMALGGMLAACDRRYRLPNKQTAENR, from the coding sequence ATGATCCCGGAAATCGGCCATTTCGCGTTGATCCTGGCGCTATGCATGGCGTTGGTGCAAGGCACGCTGCCGATACTTGGCGCCGGCAAGAAAATTAGCGGCTGGGTACACGTCGCCCGGCCGGCCGCCTTCGGCCAGTTGGCGTTCATCGCGCTGGCCTACGGCTGTTTGACCTATGCCTTTATCAGCCACGATTTTTCGGTGGCCTACGTGGCGCAGAATTCCAACACCGCCTTGCCGTTTTTATACCTGATCTCCGGGGTGTGGGGCGCGCACGAAGGCTCGTTGCTGCTGTGGGCGTTGGCCCTGTCGATCTGGACCGGATTGGTCGCCGGTTTCAGCGCCCGGATTCCCGATCCGACCCGGGCGCGAGTACTGGGCGTGATGGGCTTGGTCAGCGTCGGTTTCATCCTGTTCTTGTTATTGACCTCGAATCCGTTCGAACGCCTGTTTCCGGCACCGGCAGAAGGCCGCGACCTGAATCCCTTGTTGCAGGACCCCGGCTTGGCGATCCATCCGCCGATGCTGTACATGGGCTATGTCGGCTTTTCGGTGGCCTTCGCGTTTTCGATTGCCGCTCTGCTGGAAGGTCGGTTGGATTCGGCCTGGGCCCGCTGGTCGCGGCCTTGGACCAACGTGGCCTGGATGTTTTTGACGCTGGGTATCACGCTGGGCAGTTGGTGGGCCTATTACGAATTGGGCTGGGGCGGCTGGTGGTTTTGGGACCCGGTCGAGAACGCCTCGTTCATGCCCTGGTTGGTCGGCACCGCCTTGATCCATTCCTTGGCCGCCACCGAAAAACGCGGCGCATTCAAGACCTGGACCGTGCTGTTGGCGATTTTCGCGTTCTCGTTGAGTTTGCTCGGCACCTTTTTAGTGCGTTCCGGCGTGTTGACCTCGGTGCATGCCTTCGCCAGCGATCCGGCCCGCGGTTTGTTCATCCTGATCTTTTTGGGCGTGGTAGTCGGCGGATCGTTACTGCTTTATGCGATCCGCGCGCCGCAGGTAAAAAGTTACGCCCGCTTCGAGTTGGTTTCCAAGGAAACGGTATTGTTGGTCAATAACGTGTTGTTGGTCGTTACCGCCGCCAGCATTCTGCTCGGTACGCTGTATCCGTTAGTGGTCGATGCGCTGGGTTTGGGTAAATTGTCGGTCGGTCCGCCGTATTTCAATGCGGTGTTCATCCCGTTGATGGCGCCGTTATCTCTGGTGGTGGGTGTCGGCGTGCTGCTGCGCTGGAAAAGCGACGACATCAATGCGCTGGGCTTACGCCTGCGCGGGTTGATTGCCGGTTGTATCGGCATCGCTTTGCTGGCACCTTTGGCGATGCCGTTTTACTCGTGGGGCGCCGCGTTGGGCGTGGCCTTGGCCTTGTGGACTCTGGCCGTCAGCGCCTTTGCCTTTAAACAACGCCTGCAAAGCTGGTCCTGGCAACGCCTGAAACAAATTCCGGCCGGGTTTTACGGCATGACCTTGGCCCATCTCGGGATCGCGGTGTTCGTGATCGGCATCAGCTTTACCTCGGTTTACAGCATCGAACGCGACGTGCGGCTGGCGCCGGACGAAACTCTGGATTTGTTCGGTTACGTGTTCCAATTTCACGGCGTCACTGCCAGCGAAGGCCCGAATTACCGCGCCGAGCAGGGCCACCTCAGCGTCAGTCATAACGGCGAAATAGTGGCCGAATTGGCCCCGCAAAAACGCGTCTACCGGGTGCAAACCATGCCGATGACCGAAGCCGCTATCGATGCCGGAATTTTTCGGGATTTATTCGTGGCCTTGGGCGAGCCGTTGGGTGAGCAGGGTGCCTGGAGCTTGCGGGTTTATTACAAAGCCTTTATCCGCTGGATTTGGCTGGGCGGCGTGTTGATGGCGTTGGGCGGAATGCTGGCCGCCTGTGACCGCCGCTACCGGTTGCCCAACAAACAAACCGCTGAAAACCGATGA
- a CDS encoding DsbE family thiol:disulfide interchange protein has protein sequence MKYILPLLLFIALSVFLAIGLKLNPREIPSPLIDKPAPAFKLPILAAPERTLSQADLQGKVWLLNVWASWCVSCREEHPLLNQLAKMNKVTLVGLNYKDQADAAQAWLAKQGNPYNVSVMDSDGRTGIDYGVYGVPETFVIDKRGVVRYKHTGPIQPGDLEKLFLPLIQQLEAETA, from the coding sequence ATGAAATATATATTGCCGTTACTGCTGTTTATCGCCTTGTCGGTATTTTTGGCGATAGGGTTGAAACTGAATCCGCGGGAAATTCCGTCGCCGTTGATCGATAAACCGGCGCCTGCCTTTAAGTTGCCGATCCTGGCCGCGCCGGAGCGGACTTTGAGCCAAGCCGATTTGCAAGGCAAAGTCTGGCTGCTGAACGTCTGGGCGTCCTGGTGCGTGTCGTGCCGGGAAGAACATCCGCTGTTGAACCAATTGGCGAAGATGAACAAAGTCACGTTGGTCGGCTTGAACTACAAGGACCAAGCCGACGCCGCCCAGGCCTGGCTGGCCAAGCAGGGCAATCCTTACAATGTCAGCGTGATGGACAGCGACGGCCGGACCGGCATCGATTACGGCGTTTACGGCGTGCCGGAGACTTTTGTTATCGATAAGCGCGGCGTCGTGCGTTACAAACATACCGGACCGATTCAACCCGGCGATCTGGAAAAATTGTTTTTACCGCTGATTCAACAGCTCGAGGCGGAAACCGCATGA
- a CDS encoding cytochrome c-type biogenesis protein has protein sequence MKYWFILTLSVFAAQARADIEYRDFKQPEQEQAYQSLINELRCLVCQNQTIADSNADLAKDLRRQVYEMLQQGKSRQDVVNFMTERYGDFVMYKPAFKLKTFLLWLGPVLFLFAGLAVVWTLRAKGAGADKALSAAEREKLKKILEQGDDA, from the coding sequence ATGAAATATTGGTTTATCCTGACTTTATCGGTGTTTGCGGCTCAGGCCCGCGCCGACATCGAATACCGCGACTTCAAACAACCGGAACAGGAACAGGCTTACCAGAGCCTGATCAACGAGTTGCGTTGTCTGGTCTGCCAAAACCAGACCATCGCCGACTCCAACGCCGATCTGGCCAAAGATCTGCGCCGCCAAGTCTACGAAATGCTGCAACAAGGCAAGTCGCGCCAGGATGTGGTCAACTTCATGACCGAACGTTACGGCGATTTCGTCATGTACAAACCGGCCTTCAAATTAAAAACGTTTTTGCTTTGGCTGGGACCGGTACTGTTCTTGTTCGCCGGTTTGGCCGTGGTCTGGACCTTGCGCGCCAAGGGCGCCGGCGCGGACAAGGCCTTGTCGGCTGCCGAGCGCGAGAAATTAAAAAAAATTCTGGAACAGGGTGACGACGCGTGA
- the ccmI gene encoding c-type cytochrome biogenesis protein CcmI, protein MTIEFWLAIAGLLAAALAILLPPLFKTAPLHDADGEQRNKAIARQQLAELKQQLQDGILSQSQFDAQYQELQLALLDEIQQDAPTQAPARSASGRWAIPVVGVALPLLSLYLYLTLGEPEAIAKAELAQNQAKAADNVQNMVAALAQRLQQRPEDLEGWMMLGRAYLYMQQYDNAAQAFAELNRRKPNDPAVMLHYADALSMARNGQMLGEPAELVDQALKLVPEDHTALWLGGMAKAEAGDYAQAIAYWQKLAAMLPEQDETKQQLQKMIAMAEAEQGAGAASTAAAPVEIKVDAGLAAELKSKADPADTLFVYAQAVTGPKMPLAIVKKQVKDLPLQTVLNDSMAMQPQTHLADFKQLRIVARISKSGNAMPQPGDLIGTAEVNLDGSQSAAVNLTIDRELK, encoded by the coding sequence GTGACTATCGAATTTTGGCTGGCAATTGCCGGCTTATTGGCCGCGGCGTTGGCCATTCTATTGCCGCCCCTGTTCAAAACCGCTCCGCTGCACGACGCCGACGGCGAACAACGCAATAAAGCCATCGCCCGGCAACAACTGGCCGAACTGAAACAACAACTGCAGGACGGCATCCTGTCGCAAAGCCAATTCGACGCCCAATACCAGGAACTGCAACTGGCCTTGTTGGACGAAATTCAGCAAGACGCGCCAACCCAAGCGCCGGCCCGCTCCGCTAGCGGGCGCTGGGCGATTCCCGTGGTTGGCGTGGCGCTGCCGTTGCTCAGCTTGTATCTCTATCTGACGCTCGGCGAGCCGGAAGCCATTGCCAAGGCCGAACTGGCCCAAAATCAGGCCAAGGCAGCCGACAACGTACAGAACATGGTGGCGGCATTAGCGCAACGCCTGCAGCAACGGCCGGAAGACCTGGAAGGCTGGATGATGTTGGGCCGGGCTTATCTGTACATGCAGCAATACGATAACGCCGCCCAAGCCTTTGCCGAATTGAACCGGCGTAAACCCAACGATCCGGCAGTGATGCTGCATTATGCCGATGCCTTGTCGATGGCGCGCAACGGCCAGATGCTCGGCGAACCGGCCGAATTGGTCGATCAAGCGTTGAAGCTGGTGCCGGAAGACCACACCGCACTGTGGTTGGGTGGCATGGCCAAGGCTGAGGCAGGCGATTACGCTCAAGCCATCGCCTATTGGCAAAAGCTGGCGGCGATGTTGCCAGAGCAGGACGAAACCAAACAGCAATTGCAAAAAATGATCGCAATGGCCGAAGCCGAGCAAGGCGCAGGCGCTGCCTCGACAGCCGCGGCGCCGGTCGAGATCAAGGTCGATGCCGGCCTGGCCGCCGAACTGAAAAGCAAAGCCGATCCCGCCGATACGCTGTTCGTCTACGCCCAAGCCGTGACCGGACCGAAAATGCCGCTGGCCATCGTCAAAAAACAAGTCAAAGACTTACCTTTGCAGACCGTACTGAACGACAGCATGGCGATGCAGCCGCAAACCCATCTGGCCGATTTCAAGCAACTGCGCATCGTCGCCCGTATTTCCAAGTCGGGTAACGCGATGCCGCAGCCGGGCGATCTGATCGGCACTGCCGAAGTCAATCTGGACGGTTCGCAGTCGGCAGCAGTCAACCTGACCATAGACCGGGAACTGAAATGA
- the hemN gene encoding oxygen-independent coproporphyrinogen III oxidase: protein MDQSIQFDLDLIKRYDKSGPRYTSYPTALELHEGFGEAEYRQHIEKSNAAGGPLSLYLHIPFCDTVCFYCACNKIVTKNRAHAVPYLDNLCREIEMQGALFDQNRPVNQLHWGGGTPTFLNAEQMRRLMDTTRAHFNLHTDDSGEYSIEVDPRETNDRTIAELRALGFNRISLGLQDFDPDVQKAVNRLQSKQQTFAVLAAARQEGFRSTNIDLIYGLPLQTVQSFADTLDQILAYAPDRFSIFNYAHMPSRFKVQRQIDEAALPSPAAKLEILQMVGQKLTDAGYVYIGMDHFAKPDDELAVAQRQGKLYRNFQGYSTHSDCDLVGLGVTSIGRVGDAYMQNYKELDEYAAAISQRKLPVFRGVDLDADDKLRRAVITQLICHFELSFEKIEREFTIVFNDYFAAELVNLQPMKTDGLLDVTPAGIQVSTAGRLLIRNICMVFDKYLAQKQQQFSRVI, encoded by the coding sequence ATGGACCAATCGATTCAATTCGACCTGGACTTGATCAAACGCTACGACAAGTCCGGTCCGCGCTACACCTCGTACCCGACCGCGCTGGAGCTGCACGAGGGCTTCGGCGAGGCCGAGTACCGCCAACACATCGAAAAATCCAACGCCGCCGGCGGCCCGCTGTCGTTGTATTTGCATATTCCGTTTTGCGATACGGTCTGTTTTTATTGCGCCTGCAACAAGATCGTCACTAAAAACCGTGCGCATGCGGTGCCTTACCTGGACAATCTATGCCGGGAAATCGAAATGCAGGGCGCGCTGTTCGACCAGAATCGCCCGGTCAACCAATTGCATTGGGGCGGCGGTACGCCGACGTTTTTGAATGCCGAGCAAATGCGGCGCTTGATGGACACCACCCGCGCTCATTTCAACTTGCACACCGACGATAGCGGCGAATACTCCATCGAAGTCGATCCCCGCGAAACCAACGACCGCACCATCGCCGAATTGCGCGCACTGGGGTTCAACCGCATCAGTCTGGGCTTGCAGGATTTCGATCCGGACGTGCAAAAAGCCGTAAACCGGCTGCAAAGCAAGCAGCAAACCTTTGCGGTGTTGGCCGCGGCACGCCAGGAAGGCTTCCGCTCGACCAACATCGATTTGATCTACGGCCTGCCGCTGCAGACCGTGCAAAGCTTTGCCGACACGTTGGATCAAATATTGGCCTATGCACCGGACCGGTTTTCGATTTTCAATTACGCGCACATGCCGAGCCGGTTCAAGGTGCAACGCCAGATCGACGAAGCAGCCTTGCCGTCGCCGGCGGCCAAATTGGAGATACTGCAAATGGTCGGGCAAAAACTCACCGATGCCGGCTACGTCTACATCGGCATGGACCATTTCGCCAAACCGGACGACGAACTGGCGGTGGCCCAGCGCCAAGGCAAGCTGTACCGCAATTTTCAGGGCTATTCCACCCATTCCGATTGCGACTTGGTTGGCTTGGGCGTGACCTCTATCGGTCGGGTCGGCGACGCCTACATGCAAAATTACAAGGAACTGGACGAATACGCTGCGGCCATCTCGCAGCGGAAATTACCGGTGTTTCGCGGCGTGGATCTGGACGCCGACGACAAACTCCGGCGGGCGGTGATCACCCAACTGATTTGCCATTTCGAACTGAGTTTCGAAAAAATCGAACGGGAATTCACTATCGTCTTTAACGACTATTTCGCCGCGGAACTGGTAAACCTACAGCCGATGAAAACGGACGGTTTGTTGGATGTAACACCCGCAGGCATTCAAGTATCGACCGCCGGCCGCCTGCTGATCCGCAACATCTGCATGGTGTTTGACAAGTATCTGGCGCAGAAACAACAACAATTCTCCCGAGTCATCTGA
- a CDS encoding PKD domain-containing protein: MPLAASLIAANLLTAPLYFPTREAAEKTLVGYNYGLIQLTDGRYQAFVSGLNGSGQQNTIGTQAGDALVQISAGAGGTEATEMPFPKVTLKEKVNGQAAIEALGDQLPAVAEQYGMSAERLQSILRTDTSAWIDQSGHLLYIDSEHEQTVMPDNRITEVNRANAATAAGIDTFSATAATNTDPFTLHSKPGSNRTVYLDFNGYQASNSAWYSGTLTAKPYDTDANPSGFSTAEQNNIREIWQRVAEDYAPFDVDVTTQEPAADALRRTGSSDAVYGVRVAVTQSMPELCSQSCGGVSYINVFSYYSSSNPDYYNPVWVFFDKLGGGYPKYVADAVSHEVGHALNLTHDGTSTTSYYAGQGSGATGWAPIMGVGYYQPLTQWSKGEYPDANNPQDDIAVIAAAGAPQRADDFGNTTATAAPLSGTSSAVLQTGIIERRTDVDLFTFFTDGGSVQFSAASGSSTPNLDISLKLLNSQGSTLVSANPADTLSATLTATLAAGQYFLQVDGTGYGDLSTGYSDYASVGQYQITGSYPKSSATTLAPSAILTALPTSGTVPLTVSFDGSGSVDQDGSIVGYDWNFGDGSANAASANASHVYNAVGTYSATLTVTDNSGLKSSATQTISVAQAPAAAIGIKVGSTKLTRRLLGKNKAQCVATVAVNDGTSGVAGATVYGSWSGSIKTNSGSTTLTGSTSATTVTTGSASIASANLPANSSGTCAFTVSKVVKAGYSYDGSGQVSASFSW; encoded by the coding sequence ATGCCATTAGCCGCTTCTCTAATCGCCGCCAATCTTTTAACTGCGCCGCTCTATTTCCCGACCCGCGAAGCCGCCGAAAAAACCCTAGTCGGCTATAACTACGGCTTGATACAGCTCACCGATGGCCGCTACCAAGCCTTCGTGTCCGGATTGAACGGCTCCGGCCAGCAAAATACTATTGGGACTCAAGCGGGAGACGCGTTGGTCCAGATATCGGCTGGGGCAGGAGGAACTGAAGCCACCGAAATGCCGTTTCCGAAAGTGACGCTTAAAGAAAAAGTCAACGGTCAGGCGGCGATAGAAGCTTTAGGCGACCAATTACCTGCGGTAGCCGAACAATACGGCATGTCGGCCGAGCGTTTGCAATCGATCTTACGCACCGACACTAGCGCCTGGATCGACCAAAGCGGGCATTTGTTGTACATCGACTCCGAGCATGAGCAGACTGTTATGCCGGACAATCGGATTACGGAGGTTAACCGCGCAAATGCCGCCACTGCCGCGGGAATCGATACGTTTAGCGCCACCGCAGCGACGAATACCGATCCATTTACACTTCACAGCAAGCCCGGATCGAACCGTACCGTGTATCTGGATTTTAACGGCTACCAAGCCAGCAACAGCGCTTGGTACAGCGGTACGCTGACGGCCAAACCCTACGATACCGACGCCAACCCGAGCGGTTTCAGCACTGCCGAACAGAACAACATACGCGAAATCTGGCAGCGGGTAGCCGAGGACTATGCTCCCTTCGATGTGGATGTGACCACCCAGGAACCGGCGGCCGACGCATTACGGCGTACCGGCAGTTCCGATGCCGTGTACGGCGTGCGCGTTGCAGTTACCCAATCGATGCCGGAGCTCTGCAGCCAATCCTGCGGCGGGGTGTCTTACATCAACGTGTTTTCCTACTACTCGTCCAGCAATCCGGACTATTACAACCCGGTCTGGGTATTTTTCGACAAATTGGGCGGGGGCTATCCGAAATACGTGGCCGATGCCGTTTCCCACGAAGTCGGCCACGCGCTGAACTTGACCCACGACGGTACCTCCACCACCAGTTACTACGCCGGCCAGGGCAGCGGCGCCACCGGCTGGGCGCCTATCATGGGGGTCGGCTATTACCAACCGCTGACGCAATGGAGCAAGGGCGAATACCCCGACGCCAACAATCCGCAAGACGACATTGCCGTGATCGCCGCGGCCGGAGCGCCGCAACGCGCCGACGATTTCGGCAACACCACGGCCACTGCGGCGCCCTTGTCCGGAACTTCGAGCGCGGTCTTGCAAACCGGAATCATCGAGCGCCGCACCGACGTCGATCTGTTTACCTTCTTCACCGATGGCGGCAGCGTGCAATTCAGCGCCGCCTCGGGTTCGAGTACTCCGAATTTGGATATCTCGTTAAAGTTGCTTAACAGTCAAGGCAGTACCCTGGTTTCGGCGAACCCGGCCGATACCTTGTCGGCCACATTGACGGCAACGCTGGCCGCCGGCCAGTACTTTCTGCAAGTAGACGGTACCGGCTACGGCGACCTAAGCACCGGGTATTCCGATTACGCCAGCGTCGGCCAATACCAGATTACCGGCAGTTATCCGAAAAGCTCAGCCACCACGCTCGCACCGAGCGCGATCCTGACGGCCTTGCCGACGAGCGGCACGGTACCGTTGACCGTCAGTTTCGATGGCTCCGGTTCCGTTGACCAAGACGGTTCGATTGTCGGCTACGACTGGAATTTTGGCGACGGCAGCGCCAATGCCGCTAGCGCGAACGCCAGCCACGTTTACAACGCGGTCGGCACCTATAGCGCAACGTTGACGGTGACCGATAACAGCGGACTGAAAAGCAGCGCGACGCAAACGATTAGCGTCGCGCAAGCGCCGGCGGCAGCAATCGGCATCAAGGTGGGCAGCACCAAACTGACGCGGAGACTGCTCGGGAAAAACAAGGCGCAATGCGTGGCAACGGTCGCCGTCAACGACGGCACGTCGGGCGTCGCCGGCGCCACCGTCTACGGTTCCTGGAGCGGCTCGATAAAAACCAATTCGGGTTCGACGACGTTGACCGGCTCGACCTCGGCGACTACCGTTACCACCGGTTCCGCCAGCATCGCCAGCGCGAACTTGCCGGCCAACTCTTCCGGCACTTGCGCCTTTACGGTCAGCAAGGTAGTCAAAGCCGGTTACAGCTACGACGGCAGCGGCCAAGTCAGCGCTAGTTTCAGTTGGTAG
- a CDS encoding VPLPA-CTERM sorting domain-containing protein, whose translation MGYSATAGNAAYHALLYSNGAMQDLGTLGGSYTRPAGINASGQVVGYAYTAGDATHAFLYSNGAMQDLGTLGGTYSAASGINASGQVVGNAYTAGDAAASHAFLYSNGVMTDLNTLIAANSGWTLQLAAAINDQGQIVGSGINAQSKIHAFLLTANTAPVPVPAAVWLFGSALAGFGLFGRRKAA comes from the coding sequence GTGGGCTATTCCGCGACGGCGGGCAATGCGGCCTATCACGCCTTACTGTACAGCAACGGCGCGATGCAAGACCTCGGCACCTTGGGAGGCAGCTATACCCGACCCGCCGGCATCAACGCCAGCGGTCAAGTGGTGGGCTATGCCTACACAGCGGGCGATGCGACCCATGCCTTCCTATACAGCAACGGCGCAATGCAAGACCTCGGCACCTTGGGAGGCACCTATAGCGCTGCCTCCGGCATCAACGCCAGCGGCCAAGTGGTGGGCAATGCCTACACGGCGGGCGATGCGGCGGCCTCTCATGCCTTCTTATACAGCAACGGCGTGATGACCGATTTGAATACGCTGATTGCCGCCAATTCAGGTTGGACACTGCAACTGGCAGCAGCCATTAACGACCAGGGGCAAATCGTCGGTTCCGGCATCAATGCGCAAAGCAAAATCCATGCCTTTTTACTAACCGCCAATACCGCGCCTGTACCGGTTCCAGCCGCTGTTTGGCTGTTCGGTTCGGCCTTGGCCGGTTTCGGTTTGTTCGGTCGTCGTAAAGCCGCGTAA
- a CDS encoding carbon starvation CstA family protein, producing the protein MSGSKHSLPINLFWGLVALAAAGAIAGIALQRGETISSMWLIVAAACVYALGYRFYSAFVAAKVLVLDASRATPAERFDDGRDFMPTHKWVVFGHHFAAIAGPGPLIGPTLAAQFGYLPGTLWILIGAVLGGCVQDFVTLFFSVRRDGRSLGQMAKDELGNIGGGAAMLGVMTIMVILIAVLGLVVVNAMKHSPWATATVAATIPIAMLMGLYLNNLRPGRVLEATLIGVSLLVFAVVGGGWVDENPTLRTWFDYDAPQLALMVIAYGFAAAVLPVWLLLAPRDYLSTFMKLGTIAALAVAILILRPDLKMPALTQFIDGSGPIFGGKLFPFVFITIACGAISGFHALISSGTTPKLLANETDARFIGYGAMMMESFVAIMAMIAASVLEPGVYFAINSPAGVVGKEAAEAVAKISGWGFPVAVEQMQQLAQTMGESTLFARTGGAPSLAVGMASLFAQVFGQHLLAAWYHFAIMFEALFILTTLDAGTRVARFMLQDILSNFNIGSGGYASIVLTSAAVVGAWGYFLYMGAIDPLGGINSLWPLFGIANQMLAAIALCVATTILVKSGKLKYVWVTALPLSWLIIVTSSAAWQKLFAEDLRIGFLAHAADLSAKIAGGTLPAAQLKNAPQLIFNDYLNAGLTCLFMLITWLLLADMLRVIYRVTSGQSYPQSSESPHIPSRLVENWVRD; encoded by the coding sequence ATGTCAGGCAGCAAGCACTCGCTTCCCATCAACCTATTCTGGGGCCTCGTCGCCCTGGCCGCGGCCGGCGCCATTGCCGGTATTGCCTTGCAGCGCGGCGAAACCATCAGCAGCATGTGGCTTATCGTCGCTGCGGCCTGCGTTTATGCGCTGGGCTACCGCTTTTACAGCGCCTTCGTCGCCGCCAAAGTTCTGGTGCTCGATGCCAGCCGCGCCACGCCGGCCGAACGCTTCGACGACGGCCGCGATTTCATGCCCACCCACAAATGGGTAGTATTCGGCCACCATTTCGCCGCAATCGCCGGCCCCGGCCCATTGATCGGGCCGACGTTGGCGGCGCAGTTCGGTTATTTGCCCGGCACCTTGTGGATCCTGATCGGCGCGGTGTTGGGCGGTTGCGTGCAGGATTTCGTCACGCTGTTTTTCTCGGTCAGGCGCGACGGCCGCTCGCTGGGTCAGATGGCCAAGGACGAATTGGGCAACATCGGCGGCGGTGCGGCAATGCTCGGCGTCATGACGATTATGGTGATTCTGATCGCGGTACTGGGTTTAGTGGTGGTCAATGCGATGAAACACAGCCCCTGGGCCACCGCCACCGTCGCCGCGACGATCCCGATCGCGATGTTGATGGGCCTGTACTTGAACAATCTGCGGCCGGGCCGGGTACTGGAAGCCACGCTGATTGGCGTGTCGTTGCTGGTTTTTGCCGTCGTGGGCGGCGGCTGGGTCGACGAAAATCCGACCCTTCGTACCTGGTTCGATTACGACGCGCCGCAACTGGCGTTGATGGTGATCGCTTATGGCTTCGCCGCCGCGGTATTGCCGGTCTGGCTGTTGCTGGCACCGCGCGACTACCTGTCCACTTTCATGAAGCTGGGTACGATTGCCGCGCTGGCCGTCGCCATCCTGATCTTGCGGCCCGACCTGAAAATGCCGGCCCTGACTCAGTTTATCGACGGCAGCGGTCCGATCTTCGGCGGCAAACTGTTCCCGTTCGTGTTCATCACCATCGCCTGCGGCGCCATCTCCGGCTTTCACGCGCTGATTTCCTCTGGAACCACGCCCAAGCTGCTGGCGAACGAAACCGACGCCCGCTTTATCGGTTACGGCGCGATGATGATGGAATCCTTTGTCGCCATCATGGCAATGATCGCCGCGTCGGTGTTGGAGCCGGGGGTTTACTTTGCAATCAACAGTCCGGCCGGCGTGGTCGGTAAGGAAGCGGCGGAAGCGGTGGCGAAAATCAGCGGCTGGGGTTTTCCTGTGGCCGTCGAACAAATGCAGCAACTGGCGCAGACCATGGGCGAATCGACCTTATTCGCCCGTACCGGCGGCGCGCCGTCGCTAGCGGTCGGCATGGCCAGCTTGTTCGCCCAGGTGTTCGGCCAACATTTGCTGGCGGCCTGGTACCACTTCGCCATCATGTTCGAAGCCTTGTTTATCCTGACCACGCTGGACGCCGGCACCCGCGTCGCCCGCTTCATGCTGCAGGATATTCTGAGTAACTTCAATATCGGCAGCGGCGGTTATGCCAGCATCGTACTGACCAGCGCCGCTGTGGTCGGCGCCTGGGGTTATTTCCTGTACATGGGCGCAATCGACCCGTTAGGCGGCATCAACAGCCTGTGGCCCTTGTTCGGGATTGCCAACCAAATGTTGGCGGCAATCGCGCTGTGCGTGGCGACGACGATTCTGGTCAAATCCGGCAAATTGAAGTACGTCTGGGTCACCGCCCTGCCCTTGTCCTGGCTGATTATCGTCACCAGCAGCGCGGCCTGGCAGAAACTGTTCGCCGAGGATTTACGCATCGGATTTCTGGCACATGCCGCCGATTTGTCGGCGAAAATTGCCGGCGGCACGCTGCCGGCGGCACAACTGAAAAATGCGCCGCAATTGATTTTCAACGACTACCTGAACGCCGGCCTGACCTGCCTGTTCATGCTGATCACCTGGCTGCTACTGGCCGACATGCTACGCGTAATTTATCGAGTAACTAGCGGCCAAAGCTACCCGCAATCCAGCGAGTCGCCGCACATACCGAGCCGGTTGGTGGAGAATTGGGTCAGGGATTGA